One Glycine max cultivar Williams 82 chromosome 6, Glycine_max_v4.0, whole genome shotgun sequence DNA segment encodes these proteins:
- the LOC100797839 gene encoding cryptochrome-1-like isoform X1 — translation MSGGGCSSIVWFRRDLRIEDNPALTAGVRAGAVVAVFIWAPEEEGQYYPGRVSRWWLKNSLAHLDSSLRNLGTPLITKRSTDTLSSLFEVVKSTGATQLFFNHLYDPLSLVRDHRAKEVLTAQGITVRSFNADLLYEPWDVNDAHGRPFTTFAAFWERCLSMPYDPESPLLPPKRIIPGDASRCPSDTLLFEDELEKASNALLARAWSPGWSNANKALTTFINGPLIEYSKNRRKADSATTSLLSPHLHFGELSVKKVFHLVRIKQVLWANEGNKAGEESVNLFLKSIGLREYSRYISFNHPYSHERPLLGHLKFFPWVVNEGYFKAWRQGRTGYPLVDAGMRELWATGWLHDRIRVVVSSFFVKVLQLPWRWGMKYFWDTLLDADLESDALGWQYISGSLPDGREIDRIDNPQFEGYKFDPNGEYVRRWLPELSRLPTEWIHHPWNAPESVLQAAGIELGSNYPLPIVGIDAAKNRLLEALSKMWQQEAASRAAMENGTEEGLGDSSESVPAAFPQDTRMEETHEPVRNNPLPIARRYQDQMVPSITSSLLRVEEEETSSDLRNSAEESSRAEVPVTANAQQNAGVALNERMLQTTNRNTQTQYNTTMDLRNVADDSAVESSSGTRRERDGGLVPVWSPPASSYSEQFVGDENGITSSSSYLQRHPQSHQMLNWKQLPQTG, via the exons ATGTCAGGTGGTGGATGCAGCAGCATAGTGTGGTTCAGAAGAGATCTGAGGATAGAAGACAATCCAGCACTGACAGCAGGAGTGAGAGCTGGTGCTGTTGTTGCAGTTTTCATATGGGCACCTGAAGAAGAAGGACAATACTACCCTGGCAGGGTCTCTAGATGGTGGCTCAAGAACAGTTTGGCTCACCTTGATTCCTCTCTCAGGAATCTTGGCACTCCTCTCATCACTAAGCGATCCACTGATACTCTTTCTTCTCTATTTGAGGTTGTTAAGTCCACTGGAGCCACTCAActcttttttaatcatttatatg ATCCTCTGTCACTTGTCAGGGATCACCGAGCAAAGGAGGTTCTGACTGCTCAGGGCATAACAGTACGTTCCTTCAACGCGGACTTATTATATGAACCATGggatgtgaatgatgcacaTGGCCGACCATTCACAACTTTTGCTGCTTTTTGGGAAAGATGTCTTAGCATGCCTTATGACCCTGAGTCACCTCTTCTCCCACCTAAAAGGATAATTCCAG GTGATGCATCGAGGTGCCCTAGTGATACATTGCTGTTTGAAGATGAATTAGAGAAGGCAAGCAATGCACTTCTTGCTCGAGCGTGGTCACCCGGGTGGAGCAATGCTAACAAGGCATTGACAACATTCATAAATGGTCCACTGATTGAGTACTCAAAAAACCGCAGGAAAGCAGACAGTGCCACTACCTCACTTCTCTCACCCCATTTGCACTTTGGTGAGTTGAGTGTCAAGAAGGTCTTCCATCTAGTCCGCATCAAACAAGTTTTGTGGGCCAACGAAGGAAACAAAGCTGGTGAAGAGAGCGTGAACTTGTTCCTCAAATCTATAGGTCTTAGAGAATATTCAAGGTACATTAGTTTCAACCATCCCTACAGTCATGAAAGGCCTCTTCTAGGCCACCTTAAGTTCTTTCCTTGGGTTGTAAATGAAGGATATTTTAAGGCATGGAGACAAGGAAGAACTGGGTACCCTTTGGTGGATGCTGGGATGAGGGAGTTGTGGGCCACTGGTTGGCTGCATGATCGAATACGTGTTGTAGTTTCTAGTTTCTTTGTGAAGGTTCTGCAGCTTCCTTGGAGATGGGGAATGAAGTATTTCTGGGATACCCTTTTGGATGCCGATCTTGAGAGTGATGCTCTTGGTTGGCAGTACATATCTGGTAGTCTCCCTGATGGTCGTGAAATTGACCGAATAGATAATCCACAG TTTGAGGGCTACAAATTCGACCCAAATGGAGAATACGTGCGACGCTGGCTTCCAGAACTTTCAAGATTACCCACTGAGTGGATACATCATCCTTGGAATGCACCAGAGTCAGTGCTACAAGCTGCTGGAATTGAGCTAGGATCGAACTATCCTCTTCCAATTGTGGGAATAGATGCAGCAAAAAACAGATTACTAGAAGCACTATCAAAAATGTGGCAACAAGAGGCAGCTTCAAGAGCTGCAATGGAAAATGGAACGGAGGAAGGACTTGGAGACTCTTCTGAATCAGTTCCTGCTGCTTTTCCTCAAGACACGCGAATGGAGGAAACTCATGAACCTGTTAGGAACAATCCCCTTCCCATTGCTCGGCGCTACCAAGATCAGATGGTTCCAAGCATCACTTCTTCCTTGTTGAGAGTGGAAGAGGAAGAAACGTCTTCTGATCTTCGAAACTCAGCAGAAGAGAGCAGCAGAGCTGAAGTGCCAGTAACTGCAAATGCACAACAAAATGCAGGAGTTGCATTGAACGAACGGATGTTGCAGACCACTAATAGGAATACACAAACCCAATACAATACTACGATGGACCTGAGAAATGTAGCTGATGATTCTGCAGTAGAATCTTCAAGTGGTACCAGGAGAGAAAGGGATGGAGGTTTAGTTCCAGTATGGTCTCCACCAGCTTCCAGTTACTCAGAACAATTTGTAggagatgaaaatggtataacAAGCAGTTCATCTTACTTGCAAAGGCATCCTCAATCTCACCAAATGCTGAATTGGAAGCAGCTACCTCAAACTGG GTAA
- the LOC100797839 gene encoding cryptochrome-1-like isoform X2 produces MSGGGCSSIVWFRRDLRIEDNPALTAGVRAGAVVAVFIWAPEEEGQYYPGRVSRWWLKNSLAHLDSSLRNLGTPLITKRSTDTLSSLFEVVKSTGATQLFFNHLYDPLSLVRDHRAKEVLTAQGITVRSFNADLLYEPWDVNDAHGRPFTTFAAFWERCLSMPYDPESPLLPPKRIIPGDASRCPSDTLLFEDELEKASNALLARAWSPGWSNANKALTTFINGPLIEYSKNRRKADSATTSLLSPHLHFGELSVKKVFHLVRIKQVLWANEGNKAGEESVNLFLKSIGLREYSRYISFNHPYSHERPLLGHLKFFPWVVNEGYFKAWRQGRTGYPLVDAGMRELWATGWLHDRIRVVVSSFFVKVLQLPWRWGMKYFWDTLLDADLESDALGWQYISGSLPDGREIDRIDNPQFEGYKFDPNGEYVRRWLPELSRLPTEWIHHPWNAPESVLQAAGIELGSNYPLPIVGIDAAKNRLLEALSKMWQQEAASRAAMENGTEEGLGDSSESVPAAFPQDTRMEETHEPVRNNPLPIARRYQDQMVPSITSSLLRVEEEETSSDLRNSAEESSRAEVPVTANAQQNAGVALNERMLQTTNRNTQTQYNTTMDLRNVADDSAVESSSGTRRERDGGLVPVWSPPASSYSEQFVGDENGITSSSSYLQRHPQSHQMLNWKQLPQTG; encoded by the exons ATGTCAGGTGGTGGATGCAGCAGCATAGTGTGGTTCAGAAGAGATCTGAGGATAGAAGACAATCCAGCACTGACAGCAGGAGTGAGAGCTGGTGCTGTTGTTGCAGTTTTCATATGGGCACCTGAAGAAGAAGGACAATACTACCCTGGCAGGGTCTCTAGATGGTGGCTCAAGAACAGTTTGGCTCACCTTGATTCCTCTCTCAGGAATCTTGGCACTCCTCTCATCACTAAGCGATCCACTGATACTCTTTCTTCTCTATTTGAGGTTGTTAAGTCCACTGGAGCCACTCAActcttttttaatcatttatatg ATCCTCTGTCACTTGTCAGGGATCACCGAGCAAAGGAGGTTCTGACTGCTCAGGGCATAACAGTACGTTCCTTCAACGCGGACTTATTATATGAACCATGggatgtgaatgatgcacaTGGCCGACCATTCACAACTTTTGCTGCTTTTTGGGAAAGATGTCTTAGCATGCCTTATGACCCTGAGTCACCTCTTCTCCCACCTAAAAGGATAATTCCAG GTGATGCATCGAGGTGCCCTAGTGATACATTGCTGTTTGAAGATGAATTAGAGAAGGCAAGCAATGCACTTCTTGCTCGAGCGTGGTCACCCGGGTGGAGCAATGCTAACAAGGCATTGACAACATTCATAAATGGTCCACTGATTGAGTACTCAAAAAACCGCAGGAAAGCAGACAGTGCCACTACCTCACTTCTCTCACCCCATTTGCACTTTGGTGAGTTGAGTGTCAAGAAGGTCTTCCATCTAGTCCGCATCAAACAAGTTTTGTGGGCCAACGAAGGAAACAAAGCTGGTGAAGAGAGCGTGAACTTGTTCCTCAAATCTATAGGTCTTAGAGAATATTCAAGGTACATTAGTTTCAACCATCCCTACAGTCATGAAAGGCCTCTTCTAGGCCACCTTAAGTTCTTTCCTTGGGTTGTAAATGAAGGATATTTTAAGGCATGGAGACAAGGAAGAACTGGGTACCCTTTGGTGGATGCTGGGATGAGGGAGTTGTGGGCCACTGGTTGGCTGCATGATCGAATACGTGTTGTAGTTTCTAGTTTCTTTGTGAAGGTTCTGCAGCTTCCTTGGAGATGGGGAATGAAGTATTTCTGGGATACCCTTTTGGATGCCGATCTTGAGAGTGATGCTCTTGGTTGGCAGTACATATCTGGTAGTCTCCCTGATGGTCGTGAAATTGACCGAATAGATAATCCACAG TTTGAGGGCTACAAATTCGACCCAAATGGAGAATACGTGCGACGCTGGCTTCCAGAACTTTCAAGATTACCCACTGAGTGGATACATCATCCTTGGAATGCACCAGAGTCAGTGCTACAAGCTGCTGGAATTGAGCTAGGATCGAACTATCCTCTTCCAATTGTGGGAATAGATGCAGCAAAAAACAGATTACTAGAAGCACTATCAAAAATGTGGCAACAAGAGGCAGCTTCAAGAGCTGCAATGGAAAATGGAACGGAGGAAGGACTTGGAGACTCTTCTGAATCAGTTCCTGCTGCTTTTCCTCAAGACACGCGAATGGAGGAAACTCATGAACCTGTTAGGAACAATCCCCTTCCCATTGCTCGGCGCTACCAAGATCAGATGGTTCCAAGCATCACTTCTTCCTTGTTGAGAGTGGAAGAGGAAGAAACGTCTTCTGATCTTCGAAACTCAGCAGAAGAGAGCAGCAGAGCTGAAGTGCCAGTAACTGCAAATGCACAACAAAATGCAGGAGTTGCATTGAACGAACGGATGTTGCAGACCACTAATAGGAATACACAAACCCAATACAATACTACGATGGACCTGAGAAATGTAGCTGATGATTCTGCAGTAGAATCTTCAAGTGGTACCAGGAGAGAAAGGGATGGAGGTTTAGTTCCAGTATGGTCTCCACCAGCTTCCAGTTACTCAGAACAATTTGTAggagatgaaaatggtataacAAGCAGTTCATCTTACTTGCAAAGGCATCCTCAATCTCACCAAATGCTGAATTGGAAGCAGCTACCTCAAACTGGGTAA